One window from the genome of Kaistella carnis encodes:
- a CDS encoding GlsB/YeaQ/YmgE family stress response membrane protein — MGILWTLIIGAIAGWLGSQIFKGGSLGLIGNIVVGIVGGFIGYWLLGGRLGDGVVGEILTGTIGAIVLLAIVNLFTRGKV, encoded by the coding sequence ATGGGAATTCTTTGGACATTAATTATCGGAGCAATAGCAGGTTGGTTAGGATCACAAATCTTTAAAGGCGGAAGTCTTGGACTAATCGGAAATATCGTCGTAGGTATCGTAGGTGGTTTTATAGGATATTGGTTATTAGGAGGAAGATTGGGCGACGGCGTAGTTGGAGAAATTTTAACAGGAACAATAGGCGCAATCGTACTTTTAGCGATAGTCAATTTATTTACAAGAGGAAAAGTATAA
- a CDS encoding polyribonucleotide nucleotidyltransferase: MNAPQAIIEKIQLSDGREITIETGKLAKQANGAVVVRMGGTMLLATVVASKDAKPGVDFLPLTVDYREKFYSAGKIPGNFFRREARPSDEEILTMRLVDRVLRPLFPSDFHAEVQVMISLISYDKECMPESLAGLAASAAIAITDIPFNGPMSEVTVARIDGKLVVNPSMENLAKADLNIMVGATKDSIVMVEGEMDEISEQEMIEAIKFAHEEIKVQVAAQERLAERVGKSLPKREYTHEDHNEEIREKVWAATYDKVYEVAKTPSAKEERHDNFQAILEEFLTQYSEEELEVAKPFAKIYFHDVEKEAMRQMILNEKIRLDGRTPETIRPIWSEVDYLPGAHGSAIFTRGETQSLTAVTLGSVKDANMVDTVAINYDQKFFLHYNFPPFSTGEARPLRGTSRREVGHGNLAQRALAKMIPTENPYTIRIVSDILESNGSSSMATVCAGTLALMDAGVQISKPVSGIAMGLVTDPKSGKFTVLSDILGDEDHLGDMDFKVTGTADGITACQMDIKVEGLTMDIMEKALIQAKDGRLHILNELLKTLDAPRPDVKPHAPKMEVLEVPKDFIGAIIGPGGKIIQQMQKDFETVIAIEEIGEIGRIEISGVSRENINATIAAINEICFVPVVGSVYNGKVVKVMDFGAFVAIAKGTEGLLHISEIEWARLDKVPYNEGDMVEVKFMGYDDRKKMKLSRKVLLDRPAREERPQGDRPQGDRPQYNNDRPRENRPQGDRPQRRDDRPENNGPRQEDNHN; encoded by the coding sequence ATGAATGCTCCACAAGCAATTATTGAAAAAATTCAATTAAGTGATGGTAGAGAGATTACCATCGAAACAGGAAAATTAGCGAAACAAGCTAATGGTGCTGTAGTAGTAAGAATGGGCGGAACTATGCTTTTAGCAACTGTTGTAGCCAGTAAAGATGCAAAACCAGGTGTCGATTTTTTACCTTTAACAGTAGATTACAGAGAGAAATTTTATTCAGCAGGAAAAATTCCGGGAAACTTTTTCAGAAGAGAAGCAAGACCATCTGATGAAGAAATTTTGACAATGAGATTAGTTGACCGTGTTTTACGTCCACTTTTCCCATCCGATTTCCATGCAGAAGTTCAGGTGATGATTTCCCTGATTTCTTATGATAAAGAATGTATGCCAGAATCTTTGGCAGGATTAGCCGCTTCTGCAGCAATCGCAATTACCGATATTCCTTTCAACGGACCAATGTCTGAAGTTACTGTCGCGAGAATCGACGGTAAATTAGTTGTTAACCCAAGTATGGAAAATCTTGCAAAAGCAGATTTAAACATTATGGTGGGTGCAACAAAAGATTCTATCGTAATGGTAGAAGGTGAAATGGATGAAATTTCTGAACAGGAAATGATCGAAGCCATTAAATTCGCACACGAAGAAATTAAAGTTCAGGTAGCAGCTCAGGAAAGATTAGCTGAGAGAGTTGGAAAATCTCTTCCAAAAAGAGAATACACGCACGAAGATCACAACGAAGAAATTCGCGAAAAAGTTTGGGCAGCAACTTATGATAAAGTGTACGAAGTTGCAAAAACTCCTTCTGCTAAAGAAGAAAGACATGATAACTTCCAGGCTATTTTAGAAGAATTCTTAACTCAGTATTCTGAAGAAGAATTAGAAGTTGCAAAACCTTTCGCAAAAATCTATTTCCACGATGTAGAAAAAGAAGCAATGCGTCAGATGATCTTGAACGAAAAAATCCGTTTGGATGGAAGAACGCCGGAAACGATTCGTCCGATCTGGTCAGAAGTTGATTATTTACCGGGAGCACACGGTTCTGCAATCTTTACAAGAGGAGAAACTCAGTCATTGACTGCAGTAACTTTAGGATCTGTAAAAGATGCAAACATGGTGGACACGGTTGCAATCAACTACGATCAAAAATTCTTCTTACACTATAACTTCCCACCTTTTTCAACGGGTGAAGCAAGACCTTTAAGAGGAACTTCAAGAAGAGAAGTAGGTCACGGAAACTTGGCTCAAAGAGCTTTAGCGAAAATGATCCCTACAGAAAACCCTTACACCATTCGTATCGTTTCTGATATTTTAGAATCAAACGGTTCGTCTTCAATGGCAACGGTTTGTGCCGGAACTTTAGCTTTAATGGATGCAGGTGTTCAAATTTCAAAACCGGTTTCCGGAATTGCAATGGGATTGGTAACTGATCCAAAATCAGGTAAATTCACGGTACTTTCCGATATCTTAGGAGACGAAGATCACTTAGGTGATATGGACTTTAAAGTAACAGGAACTGCAGACGGAATCACGGCTTGTCAAATGGATATTAAAGTAGAAGGTTTGACCATGGACATTATGGAAAAAGCCTTAATCCAAGCGAAAGACGGAAGATTGCATATCCTTAATGAATTATTGAAAACACTTGACGCACCAAGACCAGACGTAAAACCACACGCACCGAAAATGGAAGTATTGGAAGTTCCAAAAGATTTCATCGGAGCGATCATTGGACCTGGAGGAAAAATCATTCAGCAAATGCAGAAAGATTTCGAAACGGTTATCGCAATTGAAGAAATTGGCGAAATCGGAAGAATCGAAATTTCTGGTGTTTCAAGAGAGAATATTAATGCAACGATTGCAGCAATTAACGAAATCTGTTTCGTTCCTGTAGTTGGAAGCGTGTACAACGGTAAAGTTGTTAAAGTAATGGATTTCGGAGCATTCGTAGCCATTGCAAAAGGAACAGAAGGTTTACTTCACATTTCGGAAATCGAATGGGCGCGTTTGGACAAAGTTCCGTACAACGAAGGCGATATGGTAGAAGTGAAATTCATGGGTTACGATGACCGTAAGAAAATGAAACTTTCGAGAAAAGTTCTTTTAGACCGACCGGCTCGTGAAGAAAGACCTCAAGGAGATCGTCCACAGGGAGATCGTCCACAATATAACAACGACCGTCCGAGAGAAAATCGTCCGCAAGGTGACAGACCTCAAAGAAGAGATGACCGTCCGGAAAATAACGGACCACGTCAAGAAGATAACCACAACTAA
- a CDS encoding RtcB family protein, which translates to MKITGNEIIELGYRPGKWFADALEHINENELNQEEMENYLDQFKDPDPLPLNENPADFIVNITAENESEQDNVEKVTKTMQTLMKTPTLVAGAIMPDACPTGPEGHIPVGGLVVAKNAIHPGFHSADICCSVMLTDFGKTDPKEVLDAAHSITHFGYGGRERGQQMPMSAKLMEEFRGNLFLNEERLISIARSHMGTQGDGNHFLFVGISKNTGNTMMITHHGSRAPGAILYDKGMKVANRFRQILSPETLKENAWIPFDTEEGESYWEALQIIRKWTKENHESIHNATLEKLNVEELDRYWNEHNFVFRDGDLFYHAKGATPLDDKFLPDITGPRLIPLNMAEPVLIVSGATNGRNLGFAPHGAGRNFSRTQHKKSLAHKTIEEVFEEETKGLDIRFFTNDIDISELPSAYKNAQNVRSQIKEFGLCEVLDEVMPYGCIMAGDVQKNAPWKKKKKFRK; encoded by the coding sequence ATGAAAATTACAGGAAACGAAATCATCGAATTAGGTTACCGACCAGGAAAATGGTTTGCCGATGCTTTAGAGCACATCAACGAAAATGAATTGAACCAGGAAGAAATGGAAAATTATTTAGACCAGTTTAAGGATCCGGATCCACTTCCGTTAAATGAAAATCCTGCAGATTTTATCGTAAACATCACAGCAGAAAACGAAAGCGAGCAGGATAATGTAGAAAAAGTGACGAAAACAATGCAGACTTTGATGAAAACGCCAACTTTGGTTGCCGGTGCAATTATGCCCGATGCCTGTCCTACAGGTCCGGAAGGTCATATTCCGGTTGGTGGTTTGGTGGTTGCAAAAAATGCGATTCATCCGGGATTTCACAGTGCAGATATTTGTTGTTCTGTAATGTTGACGGATTTTGGAAAAACAGATCCGAAAGAAGTTTTGGATGCAGCACATTCCATCACCCATTTTGGATATGGCGGGAGAGAAAGAGGACAGCAAATGCCGATGTCTGCAAAATTAATGGAGGAATTTCGTGGAAATTTATTTTTGAACGAAGAACGATTGATCAGTATTGCGAGGTCTCATATGGGAACTCAAGGAGATGGAAACCACTTTTTATTCGTGGGAATTTCTAAAAATACAGGAAATACGATGATGATCACGCACCATGGTTCAAGAGCACCTGGAGCGATTTTATACGATAAAGGAATGAAAGTAGCCAACCGTTTTCGCCAAATTTTATCCCCGGAAACATTGAAAGAAAATGCCTGGATTCCATTTGACACTGAAGAAGGCGAATCCTACTGGGAAGCATTGCAGATTATTAGAAAATGGACGAAGGAAAACCATGAATCCATTCATAATGCGACTTTGGAAAAATTAAATGTAGAAGAATTAGACCGATATTGGAATGAACATAATTTTGTATTCAGAGATGGTGATTTATTTTACCATGCGAAAGGAGCAACTCCGCTGGACGACAAATTTTTACCGGACATCACAGGCCCAAGATTAATCCCTCTGAATATGGCAGAACCTGTGTTGATCGTGAGTGGAGCCACAAACGGTAGAAATTTAGGATTTGCTCCTCATGGTGCAGGAAGAAATTTCAGCAGAACGCAGCACAAAAAATCTTTGGCTCACAAAACCATTGAGGAAGTTTTTGAAGAAGAAACGAAAGGTTTAGACATCCGTTTCTTTACGAATGACATTGATATTTCTGAATTACCAAGCGCATACAAAAATGCTCAAAATGTAAGATCTCAAATTAAAGAATTTGGACTTTGCGAAGTTTTGGATGAAGTAATGCCGTATGGTTGCATTATGGCAGGAGATGTGCAGAAAAATGCGCCCTGGAAAAAGAAGAAAAAATTTAGAAAATAA
- a CDS encoding helix-turn-helix transcriptional regulator: protein MSSNKNALIRYKTIDSCLRNRAKEYTLEDLIDVCSDALFEFEGKESFLSKRTIQLDIQNMRSEKLGYNAPIEVYDRKFYRYSDDTFSIKNIPVTEKDVQIINESIQLLKQFKDFSLFKQMSGVIQRLEDSVISGKNQKSIIHLDKNENLKGLEFIDVLYEAILKKKVLNVSYKSFKAREINQMQIHPQLLKEFNNRWFVICWHKTRIYNLALDRIEEIADDLAETYIDKKVDGDTYFNEVIGATVSERNRPTNVIFFVEKNNAPYVKTKPFHHSQEVLEENENGTLFKIKVQLNFELERMILGFGDLITVMQPRKLRMRIEQTLKNAVKNYRD, encoded by the coding sequence ATGTCATCCAACAAAAACGCCCTTATTCGCTACAAAACAATTGATAGTTGCCTTCGCAACAGAGCAAAAGAGTACACTTTGGAAGATCTGATTGATGTTTGTTCGGATGCTTTATTTGAATTTGAAGGCAAAGAATCTTTTTTAAGTAAGAGAACTATACAGCTGGATATTCAAAATATGAGGAGTGAAAAATTGGGATACAATGCGCCGATAGAAGTGTATGACAGAAAGTTCTATCGTTATTCTGATGATACTTTTAGTATTAAAAATATTCCTGTGACGGAAAAAGATGTTCAGATCATCAATGAATCCATACAGTTATTAAAGCAGTTCAAAGATTTTTCTTTGTTTAAACAAATGAGTGGCGTTATTCAAAGACTGGAAGATTCTGTTATTTCAGGCAAAAATCAGAAATCCATTATTCATTTGGATAAAAATGAAAATCTAAAAGGTTTGGAATTTATTGATGTTTTATATGAAGCGATCTTAAAGAAAAAGGTGTTGAATGTTTCTTACAAATCTTTTAAAGCAAGAGAAATAAATCAAATGCAGATCCATCCACAATTATTGAAGGAATTCAATAACCGCTGGTTTGTCATCTGTTGGCACAAAACGCGAATTTACAACCTGGCTTTAGACCGGATTGAGGAGATTGCTGATGATTTAGCAGAAACTTATATCGATAAAAAGGTGGATGGAGATACCTATTTCAACGAAGTAATCGGTGCAACTGTTTCCGAAAGAAATCGTCCCACGAATGTCATCTTTTTTGTGGAAAAGAACAATGCACCTTATGTAAAAACCAAACCGTTTCACCATTCTCAGGAAGTTTTAGAAGAAAATGAAAACGGGACTTTATTCAAAATAAAAGTTCAACTGAATTTTGAATTAGAACGTATGATCCTGGGTTTCGGAGATCTGATAACGGTTATGCAACCACGAAAACTGCGAATGAGAATAGAGCAGACATTGAAAAATGCGGTTAAAAATTATCGCGATTAA
- a CDS encoding acyl-CoA dehydrogenase family protein, whose protein sequence is MANIFSKVRNAIEIFQSIDLDELSKISGKVDLPKMMEGFSKMDDKQIKMLMRAIDPEKKKKDLPPVDGDFYDVFETLTPEQKEIQMRVREFMETEVKPLVNNHWLHDSFPFEIIEKFKKLNVCGVTYDGYGCPGLPFLMEGVLAMEMARVDASIATFFGVQSGLSMGSIYLCGSEAQKQKWLPAMQNFDKIGAFGLTEPEVGSGAAGGLTTTCKKTPEGYILNGQKKWIGNATFADVIIIWARSLDDGEVKGFILEKDNPGFKVEKIKGKMALRIVQNGLITLTDCFISDENKLEHANSFKDTGNVLRMTRAGVAWMATGCARGAYESALAYTKTREQFGKPIASFQMIQGHLVEMLSNLTAMQTMVFRLSEMQDEGILKDEHASLAKVFCTMRTRDIVSRAREVLGGNGILLEYDVARFVADAEAIYSYEGTKEINSLIVGRSITGFSAFV, encoded by the coding sequence ATGGCCAATATATTTTCCAAAGTCCGAAACGCTATTGAAATATTCCAATCAATTGATCTTGATGAACTCTCCAAAATATCCGGAAAAGTAGATCTTCCCAAAATGATGGAAGGTTTTTCCAAAATGGATGATAAGCAAATCAAAATGCTGATGCGCGCCATTGATCCGGAAAAAAAGAAGAAAGATTTGCCCCCTGTTGACGGAGATTTTTACGATGTTTTCGAAACTTTAACTCCCGAGCAGAAAGAAATCCAGATGCGCGTCCGGGAGTTTATGGAAACCGAAGTAAAACCTTTGGTGAATAATCATTGGCTACACGATTCCTTTCCGTTTGAAATTATTGAAAAGTTTAAAAAACTCAATGTCTGTGGCGTGACTTACGACGGTTACGGTTGTCCCGGCCTACCCTTTTTAATGGAAGGTGTTTTGGCCATGGAAATGGCACGAGTTGACGCGTCGATCGCGACGTTCTTTGGCGTTCAGTCCGGACTTTCAATGGGCTCGATTTATCTTTGTGGATCAGAAGCACAAAAACAAAAATGGTTGCCTGCAATGCAGAATTTTGATAAAATTGGGGCCTTTGGTTTAACGGAACCGGAAGTGGGTTCCGGCGCGGCAGGCGGTTTAACCACAACCTGTAAAAAAACACCTGAAGGTTACATTCTGAACGGTCAGAAAAAATGGATCGGCAACGCTACTTTTGCGGATGTCATTATTATCTGGGCAAGAAGTTTAGACGATGGCGAAGTGAAAGGTTTCATCTTAGAAAAAGACAATCCCGGCTTTAAGGTGGAAAAGATTAAAGGAAAAATGGCGCTTCGAATTGTGCAAAACGGTTTGATCACTTTAACCGACTGTTTTATTTCTGATGAAAATAAACTGGAACACGCCAACTCTTTCAAAGACACGGGAAATGTTTTGCGCATGACCAGAGCCGGCGTGGCGTGGATGGCGACCGGTTGCGCAAGAGGCGCCTACGAAAGTGCTTTGGCCTACACCAAAACGCGTGAACAGTTTGGGAAACCCATTGCGTCTTTCCAGATGATACAGGGACATTTGGTCGAAATGCTTTCTAATTTGACAGCGATGCAAACCATGGTTTTCCGTCTCTCCGAAATGCAGGACGAAGGAATTTTAAAAGACGAACACGCCTCACTCGCCAAAGTATTCTGTACGATGAGAACCCGAGATATTGTTTCCAGAGCCCGCGAAGTTCTGGGTGGAAACGGTATTTTACTGGAATACGACGTTGCCAGATTTGTCGCCGATGCCGAAGCCATTTATTCCTACGAAGGCACGAAAGAAATTAATTCTTTGATTGTGGGAAGAAGCATTACGGGATTTAGTGCGTTTGTTTAA
- a CDS encoding AAA family ATPase — MSQLDYIKNIAKFGLENDQENLLSVLNELIEHSKNTKKINFAVQLQSILKDSFKQQRSDSLTKVGSESYFNRIEDKEVGDLILEKLTSNYRLDNIIADNSVINSLQYFIEEHQKADLLRKFDLPVANKLLLHGPSGCGKTLASYVVAGELEKMMVVVNLGAIVSSKLGETSKNLAKIFRKAASEDCIIFIDEFDSLGKVRDYSQDHGEMKRVVNTILQLFDYLPQNSIVIAATNQREMLDEALLRRFDFSIGFNLPTEKEIKDLVSLTLKNGNFIFDSKIKANKVIKTSVGLSYYSIQKTLVTAIKRSLFAMENTANIISAKIDTKKWQELIYIEKQSIGI; from the coding sequence ATGAGTCAATTAGATTACATAAAAAACATTGCTAAATTTGGTCTTGAAAATGATCAAGAAAATTTACTATCTGTACTTAATGAACTTATTGAGCATTCTAAAAACACAAAAAAGATAAATTTTGCAGTACAATTGCAATCAATTTTAAAAGATTCATTTAAACAACAAAGAAGTGATTCGCTTACTAAAGTAGGTTCTGAATCTTATTTTAATAGAATTGAAGACAAGGAAGTTGGAGATTTGATTTTAGAAAAATTAACTTCTAACTATCGTTTGGATAATATTATTGCTGACAATTCAGTTATTAATAGTTTACAATATTTTATTGAAGAACATCAAAAAGCAGATTTACTGCGGAAATTCGATTTGCCTGTTGCTAATAAATTACTGCTTCATGGACCTTCTGGTTGCGGCAAAACATTAGCATCTTATGTTGTTGCCGGGGAACTTGAAAAAATGATGGTTGTTGTAAATTTAGGTGCAATTGTTTCATCAAAACTTGGAGAAACAAGTAAAAATCTAGCAAAAATATTTCGCAAGGCAGCTTCTGAAGACTGTATTATTTTCATTGATGAATTCGATTCATTAGGTAAAGTTAGAGACTATTCACAAGATCATGGGGAAATGAAAAGAGTAGTTAATACAATTCTGCAACTATTTGATTATCTTCCTCAAAATAGTATTGTTATTGCGGCAACAAATCAAAGAGAAATGCTTGATGAAGCATTATTGAGAAGATTTGATTTTTCAATTGGATTTAATTTACCTACAGAAAAAGAAATAAAAGATTTAGTATCATTAACCCTAAAAAACGGTAACTTCATTTTCGACAGTAAAATTAAAGCAAACAAAGTGATTAAAACATCTGTAGGACTATCTTATTATAGCATTCAAAAAACGCTAGTAACCGCTATAAAAAGAAGTTTATTTGCTATGGAAAATACCGCTAACATAATTTCTGCAAAAATTGATACAAAAAAATGGCAGGAATTAATTTATATCGAAAAGCAATCGATTGGGATTTAG
- a CDS encoding S8 family peptidase produces MNRHIFLSNEKSSHPKFNRQRNVGGGTINLQESQDEVEETLPKIIEEYQKTNFRLYNLIFYSKRKKRNDTRSIIFPKNIDLIKIQFYNIPDTSLRIKFLEKYGINPIEYKDFNKTIVFEILDKSLFENFKNHVNDIIESPSKTSYENQPYNILALMYKFEFIDSRARIFTYNKEGILLDFIDSVDSIYDVQKGELIKYLKENELNYSYSEDYESILEIEDINREKVQFIADNFDIVKAITSSRTQILSPSYNGPTREYGFEINVAGNITKVGVIDTGVELISPLESAILRDYVDHTNNGAFWDEVGHGTMVSGLIILGDEFYNNVKTIYNAKAKIFVLKVLQNDNDPIDIPRLLNDIKFAKREHGIKLFNMSLVIPNAKKYNETFSKFAYELDKLSFEEDILIFISVGNFNSESLKALIEEEEHPDHDYPDFFYKLDRTTEVHNCEDTNICSPSESLNNISVGALAGNMDVIDHSDVTPNELYPAYYTRKFHYDYSQNINSQSIKQKNKHLNKPDFVFYGGDLFNAESGLEILRSPMVLEDKFYGRSCGTSLATPLITSYAAEILNEYPNLKTQTVKALLVNSANYFNAHHFKEKPNSLLKSLVGFGKPDKKGLIENDKDSVTFVVEDAIKIGEIINIPINLPEYLKKSGNKLQFDISLCYSFLPIKDNQLDYLPLYMSFSLVKNVQANIFENGIQKDFGIKNFSWSEDHFGIDNRQFSNSQFMSYRIQPNDYAKLDDSIAIAIRCLCKNPYLDELSVKTHMFSVVVKITEILTNEGTGNLYSEMLEINNYLDISNNLDLDLEAEN; encoded by the coding sequence ATGAATAGACATATATTTTTAAGTAATGAGAAATCAAGCCATCCAAAATTTAATAGACAAAGAAATGTTGGAGGCGGCACAATAAATCTTCAAGAATCTCAAGATGAAGTTGAGGAGACTTTGCCTAAAATAATTGAAGAATATCAAAAAACAAATTTCAGATTATACAATCTCATTTTTTATTCTAAACGTAAAAAAAGAAATGACACTAGGTCAATAATTTTTCCGAAAAATATTGATTTGATTAAAATACAATTTTATAATATTCCCGATACTTCCCTAAGAATCAAATTTTTAGAAAAATATGGAATTAACCCAATCGAATATAAAGACTTCAACAAAACTATCGTTTTTGAAATTTTAGATAAATCATTATTTGAAAATTTTAAAAATCACGTCAATGATATTATTGAAAGTCCAAGTAAAACTTCTTATGAGAATCAGCCCTACAATATACTTGCATTGATGTACAAATTTGAATTTATTGATAGTAGAGCAAGAATTTTCACATACAATAAGGAAGGAATTTTATTAGATTTTATAGATAGTGTTGATAGCATATATGACGTTCAAAAAGGTGAGTTAATTAAATATTTGAAAGAAAATGAGTTGAATTATTCATATTCTGAAGATTATGAAAGTATTTTAGAAATCGAAGATATTAATAGAGAAAAAGTTCAATTTATAGCTGATAATTTTGACATAGTCAAAGCTATAACTAGTTCTCGAACGCAAATATTAAGTCCGAGTTATAATGGACCAACTAGAGAATACGGATTTGAAATTAATGTCGCTGGAAATATTACAAAAGTTGGTGTAATTGACACAGGTGTGGAATTAATATCTCCACTGGAAAGTGCAATTTTACGAGATTATGTTGACCATACAAACAATGGTGCTTTTTGGGATGAAGTTGGTCACGGTACAATGGTTTCAGGTTTGATAATTTTAGGAGATGAATTTTATAATAATGTAAAAACTATCTACAACGCAAAAGCAAAAATTTTTGTTTTAAAAGTTTTACAAAACGATAATGATCCGATTGACATTCCAAGATTGTTAAATGATATAAAATTTGCTAAAAGAGAACATGGTATTAAACTCTTTAATATGTCACTAGTTATACCAAACGCAAAAAAATACAATGAGACATTTAGTAAATTTGCATACGAATTAGATAAGTTATCTTTCGAAGAAGATATTTTAATTTTTATCTCAGTAGGTAATTTTAACAGCGAAAGTTTAAAAGCGCTTATTGAAGAAGAAGAGCATCCAGATCATGATTATCCGGACTTTTTCTATAAGTTAGATCGGACAACTGAGGTCCATAATTGTGAAGATACAAATATTTGTTCCCCGTCAGAATCATTAAATAATATTTCCGTAGGAGCATTGGCAGGAAATATGGATGTCATTGACCACTCCGACGTGACACCAAATGAACTTTATCCTGCATATTATACAAGAAAATTTCATTATGATTATTCGCAAAATATTAACTCACAATCTATTAAACAAAAAAACAAACACTTAAATAAACCTGATTTTGTTTTTTATGGAGGAGATTTATTTAATGCTGAATCAGGATTAGAAATTTTACGGTCGCCAATGGTTTTAGAAGATAAATTTTATGGCAGATCTTGTGGAACTAGTTTAGCAACACCCTTAATCACCTCTTACGCAGCAGAAATTTTAAATGAATACCCCAATTTGAAGACTCAAACGGTGAAAGCATTATTAGTTAATTCCGCAAACTATTTTAATGCACATCATTTTAAGGAAAAACCAAATTCCTTATTAAAGAGCTTAGTTGGATTTGGTAAACCTGATAAGAAAGGGTTAATTGAAAATGATAAAGACTCCGTAACTTTTGTAGTGGAAGATGCAATTAAAATTGGTGAAATAATTAATATACCAATAAATCTTCCTGAATATCTTAAGAAGTCCGGTAATAAATTGCAATTTGATATTTCTTTGTGTTACAGCTTCTTACCAATAAAGGATAATCAGTTAGATTATCTTCCATTATACATGTCATTTAGTCTAGTAAAAAATGTACAAGCCAATATCTTTGAAAATGGAATTCAAAAAGATTTTGGAATAAAGAACTTTTCATGGAGTGAAGATCATTTTGGAATAGACAATAGACAATTTTCTAATAGTCAATTTATGTCTTACAGAATTCAACCAAATGATTATGCGAAATTGGATGATAGTATTGCTATAGCAATTAGATGCTTATGTAAAAATCCATACCTCGATGAATTATCAGTGAAAACACATATGTTTTCAGTTGTTGTTAAGATTACTGAAATTCTCACAAATGAAGGAACTGGAAATTTATATTCTGAAATGCTGGAAATAAATAATTATCTTGATATCTCTAATAATTTAGATTTGGATCTTGAAGCAGAAAACTAA